DNA sequence from the Asticcacaulis sp. AND118 genome:
GTCTTGCCGGTCGAGGTGCCACCGGCGACGAGGATGTTGGCGCGAGAGGCCACGCCTTCGCGTAGCGTCTCTGCTTGTGCCGCCGACATAATCCCGGCCGCGACGTAGTCTTCGAGCGTGAACACAGCGACGGCGGGCTTGCGGATGGCGAAGGCAGGGGCTGCGACCACGGGCGGCAACAATCCCTCGAACCGTTCGCCTGTCTCGGGCAGTTCGGCCGAAACGCGCGGGGCGCCGGAATGGACCTCGGCGCCGACATGGTGCGCGACCAGGCGGACGATGCGCTCCCCATCGGCGGGCGACAGGCGTTCCCCCGTATCTGATAACCCTTCAGAGAGTCGGTCGATCCAGATGCGTCCATCAGGGTTCAGCATCACCTCGACGACTGAGCCATCTTCCAGAAACCGGGCGATGGCTGAGCCAAGCGCCGTGCGCAGCATCCGTGCGCCGCGCGCGAGGCCTTCCGAATTGTGATGTGAAGCGGCCATCCGATCCCCATTTCTGCCGCGAGCGAACAAACGCTTTCGGCACGGGGATGATTAAGAGAGCCAGATTTTGGGCGGGCTCAACAGATTTTCGTCGTCGTAGGGATGTGGCGTGCAAATACAGGAGAACGGCGGGCCTGCTTGCCCCTTGTTTTCGGGAGGCGCCTCGTCAAGGATGGGCTATGGTCGCCTTCGTCTATCTTGTCATCGCTACCGAGAGCCTTGCGAAGGCCGTACGTACATAAATGTGCCCGATATAAACTTCATAAAGGCGTTTTGTGACGTCCATAGCGGTCATTCATTGAAAATTCGAAGATTATGTGTTATGTGCCTTTTATATCAGGCATGAAGGATATTCATGGCCGGCATAAGAGGCAATATTGATGGTTTCCACCATTCGAACCTATTCGCGTGCAACGCAGGAAGCGCTCGTCCTTATGGGCGGGCATATCAAGCTTGCCCGTAAACAGCGCAAGATGTCGGAAGCCGATCTTGCGGAGCGCATCGGGATTGCCCGCAGCACCTTGCAGATGATCGAGAAGGGAAGCGCCAAGGCGGAAATCGGACTGGTGTTCGAGGCGGCTCATCTGGTTGGCGTGCCGTTGTTTGTCAGTGAGCCATCGGCCCTTGCCACCCAGATTGCCCGCGTCGAGGACAAGCTGGCGCTGCTGCCTCAGTCGATCCGCCGTCCGCGCACGGAGGTGAAGGATGACTTCTGAGCGGAAGACAGGCGATCGGCAGAGTTCAAGAGCGCTGCCACGTGAGGCTTATGTGTGGATCTGGTTGCCCGGAAGCACGGAACCTGTCGTCGCCGGACGTCTTGCCCGCGACGGAGACCTTCATGTCTTCAACTACGGCCGATCCTATCTGGAACGTCCCGACGCCATGCCGATCTATCTGCCGGAATTGCCGTTGCAGCGCGGCGCGCTTGTTCCACAGGCACCGCTAGACATGGCCGGCGCCTTGCGCGATGGATCGCCCGATGCATGGGGGCGACGGGTCATCATCAATCGACTGACGGGTCTGAAGGGCGTTGACGCACAAGCGGTCGAATTCGATGAATTGACCTACATGCTGAATTCTGGCTCCGACCGCATCGGTGCCCTGGATTTTCAGGCGTCGCCGGATCGTTATGAGCCACGCGAAGCTGAAAATTCAACGCTTGAGGAGTTGCTGGAAGCGGCCGAGCGCGTTGACCGGGGCGAGCCTATTCCGCCAGCCCTCGACAGGGCATTGTTTCATGGCAGTTCCATCGGCGGTGCCCGGCCAAAGGCATTGATTGCCAATGGCAACGAGAAGTTCATCGCCAAATTTTCCGCGACGAATGACACCTATGCCATCGTCAAGGCGGAATATGTGGCGATGCGGCTGGCCGATGTGGCAGCCGGGCTCAACGTCGCCCCCGTCAGGCTGGTCAAGGCCAATGGCAAGGACGTGCTGCTGGTCAAGCGCTTCGACCGCACACGCACAGACAAGGGCTGGGCGCGGCGCGCGATGGTCTCGGCACTAACCATGTTCGGCTTGTCCGAAATGCAGGCACGATATGCCAGCTATCGCGATCTTGCCGAGATCATCCGTGCGCGTTTTACCGAGCCGAAGGAAACGCTGAGGGAGTTGTTTGGGCGTATGGTGTTCAATGTGCTCTCGGGCAACACCGACGACCATGCCCGCAATCACGCGGCCTTCTGGGGTGGCGGGTCCCTGTCGCTTACGCCTGCCTACGACATCTGCCCCCAGCCGCGCACCGGTCGCGAGGCCAATCAGGCCATGCTGATCGGGGAGGAGGATCGGCGCAGCCGCCTGGAAACCTGCCGTGCCGCAGCATCCGCCTTCCTGTTGGGTGCCGCGGACGCCGATGAAATCATAGACGCACAGATCGAAGGTATCCGGGCAGCTTGGGGCGACATTTGCGATGAAGCGGAACTCAGCGCTGTCGACCGGGCGTTTCTTTGGGAACGGCAATTCCTAAATCAATATGCATTTGACGAATAGAGATTGAAGGTCTTTCGTTCGCGCAATCGTTAAAGTTGATCATGTTTGGCCGAATGATCCGACACGTCCATATCCTCCGAGATCTCCTGCCGGAGCTGCGGCCCCTTGGCGAGCCGCCGTCCGAGTGCGGTGACAAACGCCTCGTAACGTTCGCCGGTCTTGACTCGGGCGGCCTGCGCAGCGGGTTCGGGCAGGGCCGGGGTCGTCGACAACCAGAAGCGCACGAACACCGCCAGGGTCTCGACCGAAATCCCGACATCGCGCTCGAGGCGTGTGATGCGACGATCGATCTGATCGAGGCGCTTGGTGAAGGCTGCTTCCTGTCGCTCGGCTGCATCCGGTGAGAGGAAGGATTCGATCGCGGCTTCGGCGATGAGCGACCTCGACTGGTCACGTCGGGCGGCATGTTCGACGAGACGTTTCATGACAGCGGGTTCGAGATAGACGGAGAGCCGTTGCTTGCGGGGTGATTTCGTCATGTGCACCTCACAGGTCCATGCCGTCGTCGGGATCGAGCGAGACCTGCCGTGCCACGCTCTGCATGATACGGGACAGGCGGCTATTGCGGACGGCGTCTTCATCCGTCTCGTCCGGCAGGTCGATCTCGAATTCATTGTTGATTGGGGCTTTCTTTTCGATCGGTGCGACACGGTTGAGTTCCGGCTGATGCCGACGCTCGGATTCGGTCGGATCTTCGTCACCCTGATCGCCACCAGCCAGGAGAGACGCGGAAGCTTCCGGCTTGGCAGGCACCGGTAAGCCGGTCCAGTCGTCGGGCCGCCCTACGTCGGAAGCGGCAAGCTTTGGCGGGGGCAGCAGGCGCTCTTTGAAACGGGCATCCTCGTAATAGCGAGCCTTTTTCGCGCGGATCGGCGCAAGGCCCGCCGCCATGACGATCTCGTCGGTCGGCGGCAGTTGCATGATTTCGCCAGGGGTCAGGAGGGGCCGCGCCGTCTCGGAGCGCGAAACCATCAAATGCCCGAGCCAGGGCGAGAGCCGGTGCCCGGCATAGTTCTTCATCGCCTTCATCTCGGTCGCGGTGCCGAGCGCGTCGGAAACGCGCTTGGCGGTTCGCTCGTCATTGGTGGCGAAGCTGACACGGACATGGCAGTTGTCGAGGATCGAATTATTCGCGCCGTAGGCCTTTTCGATCTGGTTCAGCGACTGGGCGATCAGGAAGCTCTTGAGGCCATAGCCCGCCATGAAGGCGAGCGCGCTCTCGAAGAAATCGAGCCGCCCCAGCGCCGGAAACTCGTCGAGCATCAGGAGAAGGCGATGTCGTCCGGCCTTGGCCTGCAAATCCTCGGTCAGACGGCGCCCAACCTGGTTGAGGATCAGGCGAATGAGCGGCTTTGTCCGGGCGATGTCGGATGGCGGCACGACAAGATAGAGGGTTGCCGGATGTTTTGCGGCGACCAGGTCCATGATCCGCCAGTCGCAGCGGCGGGTGACTTCAGCAACGACCGGATCGCGGTAAAGCCCGAGAAACGACATGGCGGTGGAGAGCACGCCCGAGCGTTCGTTGTCGGATTTGTTGAGGAGTTCACGCGCCGCGCTGGCAATGACGGGATGCGGTCCGGCTTCACCCAGATGCGCGGTTTTCATCATGGCGGCGAGCGTCGACTCGATCGGGCGGCGGGGATCGGAGAGAAAAGCAGCGACACCCGCCAGTGTCTTGTCAGGCTCGGCATAGAGGACATGCAGGATGGCCCCGACCAGCAGGGCGTGACTGGTCTTTTCCCAATGGTTGCGCTTTTCAAGGGAGCCTTCGGGGTCAACAAGGATGTCGGCGATATTCTGAACGTCACGGACTTCCCACTCGCCGCGGCGCACCTCGAGCAGGGGATTATAGGGTGAGGATTTGGTGTTGGTCGGATCGAAGAGCAGAACGCGGCCATGCCGGGCGCGGAAGCCGGCTGTGAGCTGCCAGTTTTCGCCCTTGATGTCATGAACGATGGCGGAGCCGGGCCAGGTTAGAAGCGAAGGCACGACGAGACCGACACCCTTGCCGGATCGAGTCGGTGCAAAACAAAGGATGTGTTCGGGGCCGTCGTGGCGCAGATAGTGCTCGTCATAGCGGCCGAGCACGACGCCATCGTGCCCCAGAAGACCTGCCGCCTTCACCTCTTCGGGTTCAGCCCAGCGGGCGGAGCCATAGGTTTCGACCTTCTTGGCCTCGCGCGCCCGCCAAACCGACATGCCGATGGCGGCGGCTGCAGCGATCAGACCACCGGATGCGGCGATGTAGGCGCCTTCCACAAAGATCGGCGGTGCATAAGCGTCATAGGCGTACCACCACCAGAAGAAGGCGGGCGGCAGGTAAACGGGAAAACCGAAGAGCCGGAACCAGGGTTCGCCGAGTTCTGGTTGGAAGGCCAGCCGCCACGCCACCCATTCGGTCGCGCCCCAAATGCAGAGCAGAACAATCGAAAGAACGGTGAGGATCTGGCCCCAGAGAATTTTGGTCGCGGACATTGGTTTCGTCTCTCGTCAGAAGTTCAAAGGCCAATCCCGCGTTTGCGGGCAAAGCTCCAGTCGACACCGCCATCGGCGCGCGCGATCCCGGAGACATGGCGGTCGAGATGCTTTTCGAGCGAGGGTGTCCAAGGCACGAGCTGGAAGCCGAGGCCATCATCGATCATGGCGAAGCGGCCGGAGGCGAGCGTCAGCCGACGGCGATAATCGCCGGTCACATAGTCGCCAGTCCCTGAAGCTTTGAACGGTCGGCCGGTCTCGGCCGCGAGGGCCCGACCTGCCTGTTCCAGTTCCTGGTTTCGCAGGGTCTCGATCAGGCCGCGCGGAAACATCATCTGGCTGTCACGACGCTCGGCAATGCCCTGCGCGACAAGGTGATCGGCACGG
Encoded proteins:
- a CDS encoding helix-turn-helix transcriptional regulator; protein product: MVSTIRTYSRATQEALVLMGGHIKLARKQRKMSEADLAERIGIARSTLQMIEKGSAKAEIGLVFEAAHLVGVPLFVSEPSALATQIARVEDKLALLPQSIRRPRTEVKDDF
- a CDS encoding type II toxin-antitoxin system HipA family toxin; its protein translation is MWIWLPGSTEPVVAGRLARDGDLHVFNYGRSYLERPDAMPIYLPELPLQRGALVPQAPLDMAGALRDGSPDAWGRRVIINRLTGLKGVDAQAVEFDELTYMLNSGSDRIGALDFQASPDRYEPREAENSTLEELLEAAERVDRGEPIPPALDRALFHGSSIGGARPKALIANGNEKFIAKFSATNDTYAIVKAEYVAMRLADVAAGLNVAPVRLVKANGKDVLLVKRFDRTRTDKGWARRAMVSALTMFGLSEMQARYASYRDLAEIIRARFTEPKETLRELFGRMVFNVLSGNTDDHARNHAAFWGGGSLSLTPAYDICPQPRTGREANQAMLIGEEDRRSRLETCRAAASAFLLGAADADEIIDAQIEGIRAAWGDICDEAELSAVDRAFLWERQFLNQYAFDE
- a CDS encoding ribbon-helix-helix protein, CopG family, which encodes MTKSPRKQRLSVYLEPAVMKRLVEHAARRDQSRSLIAEAAIESFLSPDAAERQEAAFTKRLDQIDRRITRLERDVGISVETLAVFVRFWLSTTPALPEPAAQAARVKTGERYEAFVTALGRRLAKGPQLRQEISEDMDVSDHSAKHDQL
- a CDS encoding conjugal transfer protein TraG; the protein is MSATKILWGQILTVLSIVLLCIWGATEWVAWRLAFQPELGEPWFRLFGFPVYLPPAFFWWWYAYDAYAPPIFVEGAYIAASGGLIAAAAAIGMSVWRAREAKKVETYGSARWAEPEEVKAAGLLGHDGVVLGRYDEHYLRHDGPEHILCFAPTRSGKGVGLVVPSLLTWPGSAIVHDIKGENWQLTAGFRARHGRVLLFDPTNTKSSPYNPLLEVRRGEWEVRDVQNIADILVDPEGSLEKRNHWEKTSHALLVGAILHVLYAEPDKTLAGVAAFLSDPRRPIESTLAAMMKTAHLGEAGPHPVIASAARELLNKSDNERSGVLSTAMSFLGLYRDPVVAEVTRRCDWRIMDLVAAKHPATLYLVVPPSDIARTKPLIRLILNQVGRRLTEDLQAKAGRHRLLLMLDEFPALGRLDFFESALAFMAGYGLKSFLIAQSLNQIEKAYGANNSILDNCHVRVSFATNDERTAKRVSDALGTATEMKAMKNYAGHRLSPWLGHLMVSRSETARPLLTPGEIMQLPPTDEIVMAAGLAPIRAKKARYYEDARFKERLLPPPKLAASDVGRPDDWTGLPVPAKPEASASLLAGGDQGDEDPTESERRHQPELNRVAPIEKKAPINNEFEIDLPDETDEDAVRNSRLSRIMQSVARQVSLDPDDGMDL